A single Ochrobactrum sp. BTU1 DNA region contains:
- a CDS encoding DUF1311 domain-containing protein, which yields MKRALLAAIITVSATPVLADKIYDKCISKSDGSNSAWSQCGGDWLKRADDKLNATWKKAYSKADGQSKTDLLAEQRLWNSYKESSCNLYANGDWGREGQILNYPNCRASVIETRTKQLQEYNAFMAGQ from the coding sequence ATGAAAAGAGCGCTTCTAGCCGCGATAATCACTGTATCTGCCACTCCAGTTCTGGCAGATAAAATCTACGATAAATGCATCAGTAAATCAGACGGGAGCAATAGTGCCTGGTCGCAGTGTGGTGGCGACTGGCTGAAGCGTGCCGATGATAAGCTGAATGCGACGTGGAAAAAAGCTTACAGTAAGGCTGACGGACAATCCAAAACCGATTTGCTTGCAGAACAGCGTCTATGGAACAGTTATAAGGAATCGTCGTGTAATCTTTATGCGAACGGAGACTGGGGTAGGGAAGGTCAAATTCTCAACTATCCCAACTGTCGGGCAAGCGTGATTGAAACGCGCACTAAGCAATTGCAGGAATACAACGCCTTCATGGCCGGTCAGTAA
- a CDS encoding RcnB family protein, translating into MIKKAFLAAIALSFAGAPLAQAQDYHQPRKPGYNRVEPSRPSHGKEFQRHDRRDQGHKRWSRGERYGDWRRHQEIRDYKRYGLRKPGRGQHWVKVDNQYLLITAATGLIAGILAAR; encoded by the coding sequence ATGATTAAGAAAGCCTTTCTCGCCGCCATTGCTCTCTCGTTCGCTGGAGCGCCTCTTGCACAAGCTCAAGATTATCATCAACCACGTAAGCCTGGATACAATCGCGTAGAGCCATCCCGTCCGTCGCATGGAAAGGAATTCCAGCGTCATGACCGCCGTGATCAGGGCCACAAACGGTGGTCGCGTGGCGAGCGCTACGGTGACTGGCGCCGTCATCAGGAAATCCGCGACTACAAGCGTTATGGCCTGCGCAAACCAGGTCGCGGTCAGCATTGGGTAAAGGTTGATAACCAATACCTACTCATCACAGCTGCAACCGGCCTTATCGCAGGGATTCTCGCTGCTCGGTAG